A genomic stretch from Acinonyx jubatus isolate Ajub_Pintada_27869175 chromosome E2, VMU_Ajub_asm_v1.0, whole genome shotgun sequence includes:
- the PSMD7 gene encoding 26S proteasome non-ATPase regulatory subunit 7 → MPELAVQKVVVHPLVLLSVVDHFNRIGKVGNQKRVVGVLLGSWQKKVLDVSNSFAVPFDEDDKDDSVWFLDHDYLENMYGMFKKVNARERIVGWYHTGPKLHKNDIAINELMKRYCPNSVLVIIDVKPKDLGLPTEAYISVEEVHDDGTPTSKTFEHVTSEIGAEEAEEVGVEHLLRDIKDTTVGTLSQRITNQVHGLKGLNSKLLDIRSYLEKVATGKLPINHQIIYQLQDVFNLLPDVSLQEFVKAFYLKTNDQMVVVYLASLIRSVVALHNLINNKIANRDAEKKEGQEKEESKKDRKDDKEKEKEKEKSDGKKEEKKEKK, encoded by the exons ATGCCGGAGCTGGCTGTGCAGAAGGTGGTAGTTCACCCCTTGGTGCTGCTCAGTGTGGTGGATCATTTCAACCG AATAGGCAAGGTTGGAAACCAGAAGCGTGTCGTTGGTGTGCTTTTGGGGTCATGGCAAAAGAAAGTACTTGATGTATCCAACAGTTTTGCAG TACCTTTTGATGAAGATGACAAAGATGATTCTGTCTGGTTTTTAGACCATGATTATTTGGAAAACATGTATGGAATGTTTAAGAAGGTCAATG CCAGAGAAAGAATCGTTGGGTGGTACCACACAGGTCCTAAACTACACAAGAATGACATCGCCATTAATGAACTTATGAAGAGATACTGCCCTAACTCA GTACTGGTCATTATTGACGTGAAGCCAAAGGACCTGGGACTGCCCACAGAAGCATATATTTCAGTGGAAGAAGTTCACGAT GATGGAACTCCAACCTCAAAAACATTTGAGCACGTGACCAGTGAAATTGGAGCAGAGGAAGCTGAGGAAGTCGGAGTGGAGCACTTGTTACG AGACATCAAAGACACTACAGTGGGCACTCTTTCCCAGCGGATCACAAACCAGGTCCATGGTTTGAAGGGACTGAACTCCAAGCTTTTGGATATCAGGAGCTACCTGGAGAAAGTGGCCACGGGCAAGCTGCCCATCAACCACCAGATCATCTACCAGCTACAGGACGTCTTCAACCTGCTGCCGGATGTCAGCCTCCAGGAGTTTGTCAAGGCCTTTTACCTGAAGACCAACGACCAGATGGTAGTGGTGTATTTGGCCTCGTTGATCCGTTCTGTGGTTGCCCTGCACAACCTCATCAACAACAAAATTGCCAACCGGGatgcagagaagaaagaagggcaggaaaaagaagaaagcaaaaaggatAGGAAagatgacaaagagaaagaaaaagagaaggaaaagagtgacggaaagaaagaagagaaaaaggagaaaaaataa